In Apis mellifera strain DH4 linkage group LG1, Amel_HAv3.1, whole genome shotgun sequence, the sequence ATTAGGAGTTATTGATGTTGTTGAAGGGACAGCCATGGATGCATTAGCATCTATGCAAAGCTTTCTAAGATCAAGACCATCTAGTTTTAGTTCTATTTCCCAAGCTGTGGAATGGTGGTTagtacttttaaattttaaaaaaacataaagtaATTAAGTACATCTTTCTGTGTCTTTCATGTAGTTTTTATCAGTCAAGAAAACTTGCTATTCTAAGTACATTTTTCAGAAGGAAGGCACATTTTTGGCTGATCCTGTACAAactaaaatgttatttacttctttaatatattacatatttgtgTTGTATAATCAAAAACGAGATTATAGAAGAATGTCTCTAATTATCCACATTTTAGTGTACGAAGTGGCCAAATCCGTAACATACAATCAGCTAAGGTGTCAGTTCCTGGACAAATAAGAAAGTTAGTACATAtcgatatattcatatatcatcACTGCTCAGCAACTgttctaatatattatgttttgtaTTGCTGTAGCATCGAAACTAATAAATTAGCCACTCATGATATTGATTTGTTGTCACAATCATCGACATGCCAGTGTATTTCTGAGACTACAATTCCACGAGAAGATATTATTCAAGAAGAGGAACCAATAAATATGCCACCACCATCTACTCCAACCGGTACTACTGCTACTAGAAAATATGTTTGGAGAATAGATCTATCAAAAACTGAACAACATTGGCTTGGATGGTTTAAGGGTTTGTCAACAGCATTTTTAAATGTACCAGTTCCAAAAGTATTATTACTAGCTGGTGTCGACAGATTAGACCGAGAACTTACTGTTGGACAAATGCAAGGTAcagtattatcgatattaaattgtataaaaattaattaaatatattaaatatttctaaattatttttttttttttcattaggtAAATTTCAAATGCAAGTATTACCAGCATGTGGACATGCAGTACATGAAGATGTTCCAGATAAAGTAGCAGAAGCAATTGCTACTTTTATGGTTAGACATAAATTTGCAGAATCAGCATCTGATTTTCCacggtaaatttaattttaattactaaattataagaaagaatagatcacaatacgaatttttacatgaatttattttttgtatatttttcagaacATTTCCTGCTTGTTaggattttatgaaaaataacagACATTTGTCAAGTaacatgattataaaattcgataaattagttaaaatgagcattttatttatttaaaaatatgttcacaaaatatatatgaatacatatgtaaataaaaacattttgtcgacaagaaaaataaatttgttcgacgtaaaaaatgtatttgttaaaaataaatttgaatatgtttatacaaaagatataggtataaatatgtacaaattCACGATAGTATATGCAACGTATCAAATGGAGTACAAACATTGCTTTGTCTGTGTTGAAACACTAtgttttaaacatatatttatagacaAAAATAATGTTACTTTTATGATATAGTAACATTTGCAAATATCTTCTTCTGTATCTATCTTCCGatgtaagatttttaattaaaatactttgaaGTTCCATACTTGCTTTTGAAGTTCCATACTTTATGcagaattttatcattaatcaaaTCCGAAACCTGTTACGTTTTTTATAACAACACATGGAGCTCCCGCACGACCAGCATTTAAGGGAGCAAccttaaaatgtattaattttatgatataaataatataaatatcttaaattttaatttttttttaaatattttataatattaaataatattcttactgGTTCCCATTCATTAAGATGTGGATCATATGCCTCAACAAGAGTGAGATATTGTTGGCCATCATAGCCTCCTACAGCCATAAGTCTATCACCAAGTACACAAACACCAACTGCATCTCTTGGTACGCTCATTGGTGCTACCATAGTCCATGTATCTGTCTTAGGATCATACCTAtacaattgtaatatttatataataatcactaacgtttatatgtgtgtgtgtgtatatatatatatattagtctaaaattaataaataaatagactattatatattttttaaaatatatatatatatatatacctttcgACACAATCAAATCTGCTAGCATTAGGATTACTAGAAGGTGCATCATGACCTCCTAATGCATAAAGACATCCATTTACGACACCTACACCTACACCACCACGTCGTTTTGACATTGGTGCACAAGGTGTCCATTTATTTGTATGGGGATCATAACATTCCACAGTATTTAAACATGAGCTTATATCTCTTCCACCTACAGCATATAATCTGAACATACACATATAggatatataacaataataaaatgattgaataCATACCAAATTTGAAAACTTACTTATCATTTAATACAGCAACACCAACTGTGGATCTTTGTATAGACATAGCAGAAACTGAACTCCATTGACGTGTGGCTGGATCCCATCTTTCAACAGTATCTAA encodes:
- the LOC550901 gene encoding protein phosphatase methylesterase 1 — encoded protein: MSSLQKSILKSKLPPSGVNFGISSRINKSKGFQRKRDYDPVQWTPYFDHSQDVKIGDDIFHIYTKGTDGPTLVLLHGGGYSALTWAEFTKSIMTMIVCKVMAIDLRGHGDTQTSNEEDLSADTLAKDVAAIVNATTKNNPVILVGHSMGGAVAVRAASLITNLCGLGVIDVVEGTAMDALASMQSFLRSRPSSFSSISQAVEWCVRSGQIRNIQSAKVSVPGQIRNIETNKLATHDIDLLSQSSTCQCISETTIPREDIIQEEEPINMPPPSTPTGTTATRKYVWRIDLSKTEQHWLGWFKGLSTAFLNVPVPKVLLLAGVDRLDRELTVGQMQGKFQMQVLPACGHAVHEDVPDKVAEAIATFMVRHKFAESASDFPRTFPAC